The Lates calcarifer isolate ASB-BC8 unplaced genomic scaffold, TLL_Latcal_v3 _unitig_536_quiver_1314, whole genome shotgun sequence genome has a segment encoding these proteins:
- the LOC108874385 gene encoding battenin translates to MEQTVSVNADPVQHSDMNGRFTQWRNWVGFWLLGLCNNFAYVVMLSAAHDILKKQESENATANTPSTLTVDFQGGNSSNGSRYDCNPVSTAAVLLADILPTLVIKLFAPFVIHKLPYGFRVLFCVIMAATSFLLVSLSSAVWISILGVIFASISSGLGELSFLSLTAFFSR, encoded by the exons ATGGAGCAGACCGTCAGCGTCAACGCAGATCCTGTTCAACACTCTGACATGAACG GTCGTTTCACACAATGGCGCAATTGGGTTGGATTCTG GCTCCTTGGGTTGTGCAACAATTTTGCCTATGTGGTAATGTTGAGCGCTGCCCATGACATCCTCAAAAAGCAAGAGTCAGAAAACGCCACAGCAAAT aCACCATCCACATTGACTGTGGATTTCCAAGGTGGGAACAGTAGCAACGGTAGCCGCTATGACTGCAATCCTGTCTCTACCGCG GCTGTGCTGTTAGCTGACATCCTCCCAACACTTGTCATCAAGCTGTTTGCTCCTTTTGTAATCCACAAACTGCCTTATGG TTTCCGAGTGTTATTCTGTGTCATCATGGCGGCAACAAGTTTCCTCCTTGTGTCCTTATCTTCAGCTGTTTGGATCAGCATTTTGG GAGTGATCTTTGCCAGTATCAGCTCTGGACTGGGAGAActgtccttcctctctctcactgccttCTTTTCCAGGTAA